A stretch of Girardinichthys multiradiatus isolate DD_20200921_A chromosome 20, DD_fGirMul_XY1, whole genome shotgun sequence DNA encodes these proteins:
- the uba3 gene encoding NEDD8-activating enzyme E1 catalytic subunit isoform X3, whose translation MMVDGLCESSCEWDGRWNHIKKFLERSGPFTHPDFEPSTECLQFLLETCQILVIGAGGLGCELLKDLALSGFRNIDVVDMDTIDVSNLNRQFLFRSKDVGRPKADVAADFINSRIPGCRVVPHFKKIQDLDETFYRQFHIIVCGLDSILARRWMNGMLLSLLVYEDGEVDQTSIIPLVDGGTEGFKGNARVILPGLTACIDCTLELYPPQINFPMCTIATMPRLPEHCIEYVRILQWPKEIPFGDGVALDGDDPEHIQWVFQKSLERAAEFNITGVTYRLTQGVVKRIIPAVASTNAVIAAACTTEVFKLATSAYVPLSNYMVFNDVDGLYTYTFEAERKENCSACSQIPQDLHFSPSSKLQEVLDHLTESASLQMKSPALTATVEGKNKTLYLQSVASIEKRTRPNLSKTLRELGLADGQELVVADVTTPQTTLFRLCFTS comes from the exons ATGATGGTGGACGGACTTTGTGAAAGCAGCTGTGAGTGGGACGGCCGATGGAATCACATCAAAAAGTTCCTAGAGAGATCAGGGCCATTCACACATCCCGACTTTGAGCCCAGCACAGAG TGCTTGCAGTTTTTGTTGGAAACCTGTCAAATCCTGGTGATTGGTGCCGGTGGACTGGGATGTGAGCTGCTGAAAGACCTG GCTTTATCAGGCTTCCGAAACATTGATGTAGTTGACATGGACACAATTGACGTTTCCAACCTGAATCGTCAGTTTCTTTTTAG ATCAAAAGACGTGGGCCGACCCAAGGCGGATGTTGCAGCAGATTTTATCAACAGTCGAATACCAGGGTGCCGCGTGGTACC acattttaaaaaaattcaagaCTTAGATGAAACATTCTACAGAC AATTCCACATTATTGTCTGTGGACTTGACTCTATACTTGCCCGAAGGTGGATGAATGGTATGCTG CTGTCATTGCTTGTCTATGAGGATGGTGAAGTGGATCAAACATCCATTATTCCACTTGTTGATGGTGGAACAGAAGGCTTTAAAGGCAACGCCAGGGTCATTCTTCCAGGCTTGACAGCCTGCATTGACTGTACACTTGAACTTTACCCTCCCCAG ATCAACTTCCCCATGTGCACTATAGCGACAATGCCTCGTTTGCCAGAACATTGCATTGAATATGTACGGATACTGCAGTGGCCCAAGGAGATACCTTTTGGAG ATGGTGTAGCCCTGGACGGAGATGACCCAGAGCACATCCAGTGGGTGTTCCAGAAATCTCTAGAGAGGGCTGCAGAGTTCAACATTACAGGAGTCACTTACAGACTTACACAGG GTGTTGTGAAACGGATAATTCCAGCTGTAGCATCTACAAATGCGGTCATTGCTG CTGCTTGTACAACAGAGGTTTTCAAGTTAGCAACAAG CGCCTATGTACCTCTTAGCaattacatggttttcaatgaCGTGGATGGCTTATACACTTACACTTTTGAGGCAGAACGGAAG GAAAACTGCTCAGCCTGCAGCCAGATACCTCAGGACCTGCACTTTTCTCCATCTTCCAAGCTCCAGGAGGTTCTGGACCACCTGACAGAAAGTGCATCCCT GCAAATGAAATCACCTGCTTTAACAGCAACAGTTGAAGGAAAGAACAAAACTTTATATCTACAG TCGGTTGCTTCAATTGAAAAAAGGACACGGCCAAATCTTTCCAAAACCTTGAGAG AGCTGGGCCTGGCAGACGGACAAGAACTGGTTGTAGCCGATGTCACCACTCCCCAAACCACGCTGTTCCGACTCTGCTTTACCTCATAA
- the uba3 gene encoding NEDD8-activating enzyme E1 catalytic subunit isoform X2 has translation MAEMDEPMMVDGLCESSCEWDGRWNHIKKFLERSGPFTHPDFEPSTECLQFLLETCQILVIGAGGLGCELLKDLALSGFRNIDVVDMDTIDVSNLNRQFLFRSKDVGRPKADVAADFINSRIPGCRVVPHFKKIQDLDETFYRQFHIIVCGLDSILARRWMNGMLLSLLVYEDGEVDQTSIIPLVDGGTEGFKGNARVILPGLTACIDCTLELYPPQINFPMCTIATMPRLPEHCIEYVRILQWPKEIPFGDGVALDGDDPEHIQWVFQKSLERAAEFNITGVTYRLTQGVVKRIIPAVASTNAVIAAACTTEVFKLATSAYVPLSNYMVFNDVDGLYTYTFEAERKENCSACSQIPQDLHFSPSSKLQEVLDHLTESASLQMKSPALTATVEGKNKTLYLQSVASIEKRTRPNLSKTLRELGLADGQELVVADVTTPQTTLFRLCFTS, from the exons ATGGCGGAGATGGACGAGCC GATGATGGTGGACGGACTTTGTGAAAGCAGCTGTGAGTGGGACGGCCGATGGAATCACATCAAAAAGTTCCTAGAGAGATCAGGGCCATTCACACATCCCGACTTTGAGCCCAGCACAGAG TGCTTGCAGTTTTTGTTGGAAACCTGTCAAATCCTGGTGATTGGTGCCGGTGGACTGGGATGTGAGCTGCTGAAAGACCTG GCTTTATCAGGCTTCCGAAACATTGATGTAGTTGACATGGACACAATTGACGTTTCCAACCTGAATCGTCAGTTTCTTTTTAG ATCAAAAGACGTGGGCCGACCCAAGGCGGATGTTGCAGCAGATTTTATCAACAGTCGAATACCAGGGTGCCGCGTGGTACC acattttaaaaaaattcaagaCTTAGATGAAACATTCTACAGAC AATTCCACATTATTGTCTGTGGACTTGACTCTATACTTGCCCGAAGGTGGATGAATGGTATGCTG CTGTCATTGCTTGTCTATGAGGATGGTGAAGTGGATCAAACATCCATTATTCCACTTGTTGATGGTGGAACAGAAGGCTTTAAAGGCAACGCCAGGGTCATTCTTCCAGGCTTGACAGCCTGCATTGACTGTACACTTGAACTTTACCCTCCCCAG ATCAACTTCCCCATGTGCACTATAGCGACAATGCCTCGTTTGCCAGAACATTGCATTGAATATGTACGGATACTGCAGTGGCCCAAGGAGATACCTTTTGGAG ATGGTGTAGCCCTGGACGGAGATGACCCAGAGCACATCCAGTGGGTGTTCCAGAAATCTCTAGAGAGGGCTGCAGAGTTCAACATTACAGGAGTCACTTACAGACTTACACAGG GTGTTGTGAAACGGATAATTCCAGCTGTAGCATCTACAAATGCGGTCATTGCTG CTGCTTGTACAACAGAGGTTTTCAAGTTAGCAACAAG CGCCTATGTACCTCTTAGCaattacatggttttcaatgaCGTGGATGGCTTATACACTTACACTTTTGAGGCAGAACGGAAG GAAAACTGCTCAGCCTGCAGCCAGATACCTCAGGACCTGCACTTTTCTCCATCTTCCAAGCTCCAGGAGGTTCTGGACCACCTGACAGAAAGTGCATCCCT GCAAATGAAATCACCTGCTTTAACAGCAACAGTTGAAGGAAAGAACAAAACTTTATATCTACAG TCGGTTGCTTCAATTGAAAAAAGGACACGGCCAAATCTTTCCAAAACCTTGAGAG AGCTGGGCCTGGCAGACGGACAAGAACTGGTTGTAGCCGATGTCACCACTCCCCAAACCACGCTGTTCCGACTCTGCTTTACCTCATAA
- the uba3 gene encoding NEDD8-activating enzyme E1 catalytic subunit isoform X1, whose amino-acid sequence MAEMDEPEKKRGRVVELAEKMMVDGLCESSCEWDGRWNHIKKFLERSGPFTHPDFEPSTECLQFLLETCQILVIGAGGLGCELLKDLALSGFRNIDVVDMDTIDVSNLNRQFLFRSKDVGRPKADVAADFINSRIPGCRVVPHFKKIQDLDETFYRQFHIIVCGLDSILARRWMNGMLLSLLVYEDGEVDQTSIIPLVDGGTEGFKGNARVILPGLTACIDCTLELYPPQINFPMCTIATMPRLPEHCIEYVRILQWPKEIPFGDGVALDGDDPEHIQWVFQKSLERAAEFNITGVTYRLTQGVVKRIIPAVASTNAVIAAACTTEVFKLATSAYVPLSNYMVFNDVDGLYTYTFEAERKENCSACSQIPQDLHFSPSSKLQEVLDHLTESASLQMKSPALTATVEGKNKTLYLQSVASIEKRTRPNLSKTLRELGLADGQELVVADVTTPQTTLFRLCFTS is encoded by the exons ATGGCGGAGATGGACGAGCC GGAGAAGAAAAGAGGGAGAGTAGTGGAGCTGGCTGAGAA GATGATGGTGGACGGACTTTGTGAAAGCAGCTGTGAGTGGGACGGCCGATGGAATCACATCAAAAAGTTCCTAGAGAGATCAGGGCCATTCACACATCCCGACTTTGAGCCCAGCACAGAG TGCTTGCAGTTTTTGTTGGAAACCTGTCAAATCCTGGTGATTGGTGCCGGTGGACTGGGATGTGAGCTGCTGAAAGACCTG GCTTTATCAGGCTTCCGAAACATTGATGTAGTTGACATGGACACAATTGACGTTTCCAACCTGAATCGTCAGTTTCTTTTTAG ATCAAAAGACGTGGGCCGACCCAAGGCGGATGTTGCAGCAGATTTTATCAACAGTCGAATACCAGGGTGCCGCGTGGTACC acattttaaaaaaattcaagaCTTAGATGAAACATTCTACAGAC AATTCCACATTATTGTCTGTGGACTTGACTCTATACTTGCCCGAAGGTGGATGAATGGTATGCTG CTGTCATTGCTTGTCTATGAGGATGGTGAAGTGGATCAAACATCCATTATTCCACTTGTTGATGGTGGAACAGAAGGCTTTAAAGGCAACGCCAGGGTCATTCTTCCAGGCTTGACAGCCTGCATTGACTGTACACTTGAACTTTACCCTCCCCAG ATCAACTTCCCCATGTGCACTATAGCGACAATGCCTCGTTTGCCAGAACATTGCATTGAATATGTACGGATACTGCAGTGGCCCAAGGAGATACCTTTTGGAG ATGGTGTAGCCCTGGACGGAGATGACCCAGAGCACATCCAGTGGGTGTTCCAGAAATCTCTAGAGAGGGCTGCAGAGTTCAACATTACAGGAGTCACTTACAGACTTACACAGG GTGTTGTGAAACGGATAATTCCAGCTGTAGCATCTACAAATGCGGTCATTGCTG CTGCTTGTACAACAGAGGTTTTCAAGTTAGCAACAAG CGCCTATGTACCTCTTAGCaattacatggttttcaatgaCGTGGATGGCTTATACACTTACACTTTTGAGGCAGAACGGAAG GAAAACTGCTCAGCCTGCAGCCAGATACCTCAGGACCTGCACTTTTCTCCATCTTCCAAGCTCCAGGAGGTTCTGGACCACCTGACAGAAAGTGCATCCCT GCAAATGAAATCACCTGCTTTAACAGCAACAGTTGAAGGAAAGAACAAAACTTTATATCTACAG TCGGTTGCTTCAATTGAAAAAAGGACACGGCCAAATCTTTCCAAAACCTTGAGAG AGCTGGGCCTGGCAGACGGACAAGAACTGGTTGTAGCCGATGTCACCACTCCCCAAACCACGCTGTTCCGACTCTGCTTTACCTCATAA